The proteins below are encoded in one region of Tursiops truncatus isolate mTurTru1 chromosome 12, mTurTru1.mat.Y, whole genome shotgun sequence:
- the STX11 gene encoding syntaxin-11, producing the protein MKDRLVEFVELTKRYEQQFPDKDNEFDSPPEDIVFETDHILESLYRDIQDLQDENQQLTYDVKRLGKQNTRFLTSMRRLSSIKRDTNSIAKDIKARGESIHRKLSAMKALSEVAEAQHGAHSAVARIARAQYSALTLPFQAAMLEYNQAEMKQRENCKIRIQRQLEIMGKDVSGDQIEDMFEQGKWDVFSENLLADVKGARAALNEIESRHREMLRLESRIRDLHDLFLQMAMLVEQQADTLDVIEFNVQKTLDYTGQAKVQVSKAVQYKKKNPCRTVCCFCCPCLN; encoded by the coding sequence ATGAAGGACCGGCTAGTAGAATTTGTGGAGTTAACCAAGCGGTATGAACAGCAGTTCCCAGACAAGGACAATGAATTTGACTCGCCCCCCGAGGATATCGTGTTCGAGACGGACCACATCCTGGAATCCTTGTACCGAGACATCCAGGACCTTCAGGATGAAAACCAGCAGCTAACTTACGACGTGAAGCGGCTGGGAAAGCAGAACACCCGCTTCCTCACGTCCATGAGGCGCCTCAGCAGCATCAAGCGGGACACCAACTCGATTGCCAAGGACATCAAGGCCCGGGGCGAGAGCATCCACCGCAAGCTGAGCGCCATGAAGGCGCTGAGCGAGGTCGCCGAGGCCCAGCACGGCGCGCACTCGGCCGTGGCGCGCATCGCGCGCGCACAGTACAGCGCTCTCACCCTCCCGTTCCAGGCCGCCATGCTCGAGTACAACCAGGCCGAGATGAAGCAGCGCGAAAACTGCAAGATCCGCATCCAGCGCCAGCTGGAGATCATGGGCAAGGACGTGTCGGGCGACCAGATCGAGGACATGTTCGAACAAGGCAAGTGGGACGTGTTCTCAGAGAACCTGCTGGCTGACGTGAAGGGCGCGCGGGCGGCCCTCAACGAGATCGAGAGCCGCCACCGCGAGATGCTGCGGCTGGAGAGCCGCATCCGCGACCTGCACGACCTCTTCCTGCAGATGGCCATGCTGGTGGAGCAGCAGGCTGACACCCTGGACGTCATCGAGTTCAACGTGCAGAAGACCCTCGACTACACCGGCCAGGCCAAGGTGCAGGTGAGCAAGGCCGTGCAGTACAAGAAGAAGAACCCCTGCCGGACcgtctgctgcttctgctgccccTGCCTCAACTAG